From the genome of Gracilinanus agilis isolate LMUSP501 chromosome 2, AgileGrace, whole genome shotgun sequence, one region includes:
- the LOC123233244 gene encoding thyrotropin-releasing hormone receptor-like — MENHSKVDSPTNTSLMASNTVLGLIEYKTVSVFLVLLICGVGIIGNMMVVLVVMTTRDMRTPTNCYLVSLALADLMVLLAAGLPNVSDSLAGQWIYGHAGCLCITYFQYLGINVSSCSIMAFTVERYIAICHPIRAQTVCTISRAKRIISGVWVVTSVYCMLWFFLVDINITKSQSLECGYKVSRNLYLPIYLLDFAIFFITPLVVATVLYGLIGRILFLSSLSHLPSCAGTEGCPEGSATERGQGTKVEQGKAGSRSRTKGALSSRKQVTKMLVVVVVLFAVLWMPYRTLVLVNSFMDRPYLDPWFLLFCRTCVYANSAINPIVYNLMSQKFRMAFRRLCKCPEEEPQRRMVYLTTTSYSMVQESFQAKPKALGKKQKQTQPHLAQEQVAEGPQSARQPVSQEKPYFSVV, encoded by the exons atggaGAATCACAGCAAAGTTGACAGCCCAACCAACACGTCCCTGATGGCCAGTAATACCGTCCTGGGCCTGATTGAGTACAAgactgtttctgtctttctggtACTCCTGATCTGTGGAGTGGGCATCATTGGCAATATGATGGTTGTACTAGTTGTGATGACCACTCGGGATATGCGGACGCCCACCAACTGCTACCTGGTTAGCCTAGCCTTGGCTGACCTCATGGTCCTCCTGGCAGCTGGACTGCCCAATGTCTCTGATAGCCTGGCTGGGCAGTGGATCTACGGGCATGCTGGCTGCCTTTGTATCACCTATTTTCAGTACCTTGGGATCAACGTCTCTTCTTGTTCCATCATGGCATTCACTGTGGAGAG GTACATAGCTATCTGCCATCCTATTAGGGCCCAGACAGTGTGCACAATATCCCGGGCCAAGCGTATCATCTCGGGGGTCTGGGTGGTCACGTCAGTCTACTGCATGCTATGGTTCTTCCTGGTTGACATCAACATCACCAAGAGTCAAAGTCTGGAGTGTGGTTACAAGGTTTCCCGGAACCTCTATTTGCCCATCTACCTGCTGGACTTCGCCATTTTCTTTATCACCCCCTTGGTGGTGGCCACTGTCCTCTATGGGCTAATTGGGAGGATACTCTTCCTAAGCTCTCTCTCCCACCTACCCAGCTGTGCAGGCACAGAGGGCTGCCCAGAGGGGAGTGCCACAGAAAGGGGACAAGGTACCAAGGTGGAGCAGGGCAAGGCTGGCAGTCGCTCTCGAACCAAAGGGGCTCTGTCTTCCAGGAAGCAG GTCACCAAGATGCTGGTTGTGGTTGTAGTCCTCTTTGCTGTCCTGTGGATGCCCTACCGGACCCTGGTCCTAGTGAACTCCTTTATGGACCGCCCTTATCTCGACCCATGGTTTCTTCTATTTTGTCGCACCTGTGTCTATGCCAACAGCGCCATCAACCCCATTGTTTACAACCTCATGTCCCAGAAGTTCCGGATGGCCTTTAGGAGGTTGTGCAAATGCCCAGAGGAAGAGCCCCAGCGGAGAATGGTCTATCTGACTACCACCAGCTACAGCATGGTACAGGAGTCCTTCCAAGCCAAGCCCAAGGCCTTGGGCAAGAAGCAAAAGCAAACTCAGCCACACTTGGCACAGGAGCAGGTGGCTGAGGGTCCCCAGTCAGCTCGTCAACCAGTCAGTCAAGAAAAGCCATATTTCAGCGTGGTTTAG